In a single window of the Insulibacter thermoxylanivorax genome:
- a CDS encoding sulfurtransferase TusA family protein, which produces MRKTLESIGKVCPFPLIEAKEAIQELSSGDELEILFDCTQATESIPSWAADEGHEVTEFEQLDDAVWKITVKKK; this is translated from the coding sequence ATGAGAAAAACGCTCGAATCCATCGGTAAAGTTTGCCCCTTTCCGCTGATTGAAGCCAAAGAGGCGATCCAGGAGCTCAGCTCCGGCGACGAGCTGGAGATCCTCTTCGACTGCACGCAAGCTACCGAATCGATCCCCTCCTGGGCTGCGGATGAAGGGCATGAGGTAACGGAATTCGAACAATTGGACGATGCCGTCTGGAAAATTACCGTTAAGAAAAAATAA
- a CDS encoding M28 family metallopeptidase has protein sequence MGTQGIYHPAAVITVGTQTENDLPIIRDWDFPIPSVTVTPEVGLLLLTNRESTSVQLTIHSSIQPGSTNNIIGRLAGRREDKIILTAHYDTVFGTSGAFDNASGICVLLTIAEYMAERHHHDPGLEFIAFSSEEYLGLGDQIYVSRYADQFDRVLAAMNFDGIGQTVGTNNLTLMAGSEEFLDEVKAIKANHPSIQWTDPWYESNHYTFFSRGVPSIPFSCSGVQNLLHTREDRVEWISPAKCYEVYKLALELIEMLQDKTPEWTRGRTGGRT, from the coding sequence TTGGGTACCCAAGGGATTTACCATCCCGCGGCTGTGATCACCGTTGGTACGCAGACCGAAAACGACCTTCCGATCATTCGTGATTGGGACTTCCCTATTCCATCCGTTACTGTCACTCCAGAAGTCGGTTTGCTCCTCCTAACCAACCGCGAATCGACCTCCGTACAGCTAACCATCCACAGTTCTATCCAACCTGGGAGCACGAACAACATCATCGGCAGACTGGCAGGCCGCAGAGAGGACAAAATCATCCTCACCGCCCATTATGATACGGTATTTGGGACAAGCGGCGCCTTTGACAATGCTTCCGGCATATGCGTACTTCTGACGATCGCCGAGTATATGGCTGAGCGGCATCATCATGATCCCGGCTTGGAATTCATCGCATTCAGTTCAGAAGAGTATCTTGGCCTTGGTGATCAAATCTATGTCAGCCGTTATGCCGATCAATTTGACAGGGTGCTGGCAGCAATGAATTTTGACGGCATAGGTCAAACCGTTGGCACCAACAATCTCACGCTGATGGCTGGTTCCGAGGAATTCCTGGATGAGGTCAAAGCGATCAAAGCTAATCACCCATCGATCCAATGGACGGATCCCTGGTATGAAAGCAATCATTATACCTTCTTCTCTCGCGGTGTCCCCAGCATTCCCTTCAGTTGCAGCGGCGTTCAGAACCTGCTGCATACGAGAGAAGACCGAGTGGAATGGATTAGTCCGGCCAAATGTTATGAAGTGTATAAACTTGCCCTGGAGCTCATAGAGATGTTGCAAGACAAAACACCTGAATGGACCAGGGGACGGACGGGAGGGAGAACATGA
- a CDS encoding amino acid ABC transporter permease yields MGNFDKKLERFWEVFIEHGGYVKVLTGLQNTLIIAVLGLAIGILIGTIIAIIRVYPKYSRLSKILNGICVFYVGLFRGTPIVVQLLLAYYVILPLIGMNLPALQVCVIVFGLNSAAYVSEIMRSGILSVDPGQMEAGRALGLNYRVTMLKVVVPQAVKNILPTLGNEFIALIKETSVVSFVGAADLYVAFNYIGTNSYEFMVPYLVMALIYIVLVAIAALLIKLMERSLRKSDRRN; encoded by the coding sequence ATGGGAAATTTCGACAAAAAATTAGAACGGTTCTGGGAGGTATTCATCGAGCACGGCGGCTATGTCAAGGTGTTGACCGGACTGCAGAACACCTTGATCATCGCCGTGTTAGGGCTGGCGATCGGGATCTTGATCGGCACGATCATCGCGATCATCAGAGTCTATCCCAAATACAGTCGATTGTCGAAGATATTAAACGGCATCTGCGTATTCTATGTGGGGTTGTTCCGAGGAACGCCGATCGTCGTGCAGCTGCTGCTGGCGTACTATGTCATCCTGCCGCTTATCGGTATGAATCTGCCGGCACTGCAAGTGTGTGTGATCGTCTTCGGTCTGAACAGCGCAGCATATGTATCGGAGATCATGCGGAGCGGAATCCTGTCCGTCGATCCCGGTCAGATGGAAGCGGGGCGGGCCCTCGGCTTGAACTACCGAGTAACGATGCTGAAGGTCGTCGTGCCGCAAGCTGTGAAGAATATCCTGCCGACCCTCGGCAATGAATTCATCGCTTTGATCAAGGAGACATCCGTGGTGAGCTTCGTCGGCGCTGCGGATCTCTACGTGGCCTTTAACTACATCGGTACGAACAGCTACGAATTCATGGTGCCGTACCTCGTGATGGCCCTGATCTATATCGTGCTTGTGGCGATCGCTGCGCTGCTCATCAAGCTGATGGAAAGGAGCCTGAGAAAAAGTGATCGACGTAATTGA
- a CDS encoding Dps family protein, translated as MTNAPSAEREGLDREQPKAEDLANQLVANLAVLWTKLHQYHWYVKGPHFETLHSKFEELYNDAAQWYDDLAETLLAMGTRPYSTTEQNLKHALVKESTEDENISAEQMVANIVADFQLTRDAAVHAINLAVEQDKPVLEDMLLQYKSYLDKQIWMLQAFLGKSVEEANT; from the coding sequence ATGACGAATGCACCAAGCGCAGAACGGGAAGGGCTGGACCGCGAACAGCCTAAGGCAGAGGATCTCGCGAATCAGCTTGTGGCAAATCTCGCTGTACTATGGACGAAGCTTCACCAATATCACTGGTATGTGAAAGGGCCTCACTTCGAAACCTTGCACAGCAAGTTCGAAGAACTCTACAACGACGCTGCGCAGTGGTACGATGATCTGGCCGAAACCTTGCTGGCCATGGGAACCAGACCTTACTCGACGACGGAACAAAACCTAAAGCATGCTTTGGTGAAGGAAAGCACCGAGGACGAGAATATTTCTGCAGAGCAGATGGTGGCTAATATCGTCGCCGACTTCCAATTGACGCGGGATGCCGCTGTACATGCGATTAACTTGGCTGTAGAGCAGGATAAACCCGTCCTGGAAGATATGCTTCTTCAATATAAGAGCTATCTGGACAAGCAGATCTGGATGCTGCAAGCATTCCTCGGCAAATCCGTGGAAGAAGCCAACACCTAA
- a CDS encoding RtcB family protein encodes MAYQTIKGVRVWGTPDEGALAQAIRCAEHGNVVQTLLMADHHKGYSQPIGGVVVYDGQISPTGVGYDIACGNKAVRTLLHVDEIRSRLPQIMDEIAAAISFGIGRINKEKVDHELFDDPDWAVYRSIGKKVHDKLKKLASEQLGTVGSGNHFVDLFEEVGTGRVWVANHFGSRGFGHRTASGFINLASGRDFLADAPGESMDQAPVLLDLDSELGDMYYRAMKLAGRYAYAGRDYVMQQVLSILGTTADMEVHNHHNFAWIEEHNGREVVVVRKGATPSAPGQLSFIGGSMGDISVIVKGKDSEENRDAYYSTVHGAGRIMSRTQAAGKMNWKTRRRSGGQISTEQMLKAVKEYGVELRGAGTDESPFVYRKLQEVLDAHAETIEVLHVLKPIGVCMAGPDEFDPYKD; translated from the coding sequence ATGGCTTATCAAACGATCAAAGGTGTTCGTGTCTGGGGGACGCCCGACGAAGGGGCGCTTGCGCAAGCGATCCGCTGTGCGGAACACGGGAATGTGGTGCAAACCCTGTTGATGGCAGATCATCATAAAGGCTACAGCCAGCCGATCGGCGGAGTGGTCGTCTATGACGGCCAGATCTCTCCTACGGGCGTCGGCTACGATATCGCCTGCGGCAACAAAGCGGTGCGCACGCTGCTTCATGTGGATGAGATCAGGTCGAGATTGCCGCAGATCATGGATGAGATCGCGGCTGCGATCTCTTTTGGCATTGGTCGCATCAACAAGGAGAAGGTGGATCACGAGCTCTTCGATGATCCCGATTGGGCGGTATACAGATCCATCGGCAAGAAAGTGCATGACAAGCTGAAGAAGCTGGCCAGCGAGCAGCTTGGCACCGTGGGCAGCGGCAACCATTTCGTCGATCTGTTCGAAGAAGTCGGGACGGGCCGGGTATGGGTGGCGAATCACTTCGGCAGCAGGGGCTTCGGGCACAGAACGGCGAGCGGCTTTATCAATCTGGCATCGGGCAGGGATTTCCTGGCCGACGCTCCCGGTGAGAGCATGGACCAAGCCCCCGTACTGCTGGATCTCGACAGCGAGCTGGGGGATATGTATTACCGCGCGATGAAGCTGGCAGGGCGTTATGCTTATGCCGGCAGGGATTATGTGATGCAGCAGGTCCTGTCCATCCTGGGGACTACGGCGGACATGGAAGTGCACAATCATCATAATTTTGCTTGGATAGAAGAACATAACGGCCGCGAGGTCGTTGTTGTGCGTAAGGGAGCTACGCCTTCCGCCCCCGGGCAGCTGAGCTTCATCGGCGGCAGCATGGGGGATATCTCCGTGATCGTGAAGGGCAAGGACAGCGAGGAGAATCGGGATGCCTATTACAGCACGGTTCACGGAGCTGGACGGATCATGAGCCGGACGCAGGCGGCAGGCAAGATGAATTGGAAGACGCGCCGCCGCAGCGGGGGACAGATCAGCACCGAGCAGATGCTTAAGGCCGTTAAGGAATATGGCGTTGAGCTGCGAGGTGCGGGGACCGATGAGAGTCCCTTCGTCTATCGCAAATTGCAGGAAGTGCTGGATGCCCATGCGGAGACGATCGAGGTTCTGCATGTGCTGAAGCCGATCGGCGTCTGCATGGCAGGGCCGGACGAGTTTGATCCTTATAAGGATTGA
- a CDS encoding TetR/AcrR family transcriptional regulator, with product MPKIVDHELRKIRIAEAAWKVIVQSGMEHATVRKIAKESGLSVGSLRYYFPTQAELLLFSMELVSERVKERIHAHLHQPKADPLTAIKDVIGEMLPLDDERRVETEVWFVFSAKALVDLRLRQLNEQVYTEMSNAFKRVIQFLQQVGLVRADLQAEREAKRLHALVDGLALHHLMHPEKLTKQAIIDILQHHLRTLQT from the coding sequence ATGCCTAAAATCGTTGATCATGAATTGAGAAAAATACGCATCGCAGAAGCCGCGTGGAAAGTCATCGTTCAGTCGGGGATGGAGCATGCGACGGTGAGAAAGATCGCGAAGGAATCCGGTCTCTCCGTCGGCTCGCTGAGGTATTATTTCCCCACGCAGGCTGAACTGCTGCTCTTCTCGATGGAACTCGTCTCGGAACGGGTGAAGGAGAGGATCCATGCTCATCTGCATCAGCCCAAAGCCGATCCGCTGACAGCGATCAAGGATGTGATCGGCGAGATGCTGCCTTTGGATGACGAGCGACGGGTAGAAACGGAGGTGTGGTTTGTTTTTTCCGCTAAGGCCCTCGTCGATCTTCGGCTGCGACAGTTGAATGAGCAAGTTTATACGGAGATGAGCAATGCTTTCAAACGAGTGATCCAGTTCTTGCAGCAAGTCGGCTTAGTGAGGGCGGACTTGCAAGCGGAGCGGGAAGCGAAGCGATTGCATGCCCTGGTAGACGGCTTAGCCCTCCATCATCTGATGCATCCGGAGAAGCTGACGAAGCAAGCGATCATCGATATCCTGCAGCATCATCTTCGCACACTTCAAACATAG
- a CDS encoding amino acid ABC transporter ATP-binding protein: MIDVIDLRKSYGKVEVLKGITTSIKQGEKIAIIGPSGSGKSTFLRCLNCMEDPTSGSIIFNGQDIADMRVDINVHRRQMGMVFQHFNLFHNKTVLENIMLAPVYLGIQDLRKQKTANAMLRVRNLFSKNKKPLHPITTTEAKIKAEAKERAMSLLRRIGLEDKAHVYPSTLSGGQKQRIAIIRALAMNPKVILFDEPTSALDPEMVGEVLDLIKQLADEGMTMVIVTHEMGFAREVATRVIFMNEGQIVEDDTPERIFTNPQHPRTKEFLSKVL; the protein is encoded by the coding sequence GTGATCGACGTAATTGATCTAAGGAAGAGCTACGGCAAAGTCGAAGTCCTAAAAGGGATCACCACGTCCATCAAGCAAGGTGAGAAGATCGCGATCATCGGCCCGTCGGGAAGCGGCAAGAGCACATTCCTGCGCTGTCTCAACTGCATGGAGGATCCGACCAGCGGCTCGATAATCTTCAATGGGCAGGACATCGCGGATATGCGGGTGGATATCAACGTGCATCGCCGGCAGATGGGGATGGTATTCCAGCATTTCAACCTTTTTCATAACAAAACGGTCCTCGAGAACATCATGCTCGCGCCTGTCTATCTAGGAATCCAGGATCTCCGCAAACAGAAGACGGCGAACGCCATGCTTCGGGTACGGAATCTGTTCAGCAAGAACAAGAAGCCGCTCCATCCGATCACGACGACGGAAGCTAAGATCAAGGCCGAGGCCAAAGAGCGGGCGATGAGTCTGCTCCGGAGGATCGGGCTGGAGGATAAGGCGCATGTCTATCCCTCCACGCTGTCCGGCGGTCAGAAACAGAGAATCGCGATCATCCGTGCCCTGGCCATGAACCCGAAGGTGATCCTGTTCGACGAACCGACATCGGCGCTGGACCCGGAGATGGTGGGCGAAGTGCTCGATCTGATCAAACAACTGGCGGATGAAGGGATGACGATGGTTATCGTCACCCATGAGATGGGATTCGCGAGAGAGGTGGCAACGCGGGTGATCTTCATGAATGAAGGGCAGATCGTCGAAGATGATACGCCGGAGCGAATCTTTACGAACCCGCAGCATCCGCGGACCAAGGAGTTTTTGTCTAAGGTGCTATAA
- a CDS encoding aldo/keto reductase, with translation MKYRRLGKTNLKVSVVGVGTWQFGGDWGKDFEQREVDAILNRAKELGINLIDTAECYGPHHLSESLIGDYLSRDRREDWVIATKFGHRWHDQWENAWDPQSVLTEFEASLRALRTDYVDLLQFHSGSDEVFDNDDLWTMLDKQVQAGKVRYLGISIGANDNIYQTSRATEVGASAIQVVYNRLDQKPEEEVFPSCIEQDLGVLARVPLASGYLTGKYKPGAVFTDNVRKHHKREEIDEKLRLVQQIQEQEVPEGTPMAEWALAWCLQHPAVTCVIPGCKSVEQVEMNARAAALDLVRDDHPSAWRD, from the coding sequence GTGAAGTACAGAAGATTGGGCAAGACGAATCTAAAGGTATCTGTAGTCGGTGTGGGGACATGGCAATTCGGCGGTGACTGGGGGAAGGACTTCGAGCAGCGTGAAGTGGATGCCATCCTCAATCGGGCCAAAGAACTCGGCATCAACCTGATCGATACGGCGGAATGTTACGGGCCTCACCATCTGTCCGAGTCCCTGATCGGTGATTATCTGTCGCGGGATCGGCGGGAAGACTGGGTCATCGCTACGAAGTTCGGACACCGCTGGCATGATCAATGGGAGAATGCTTGGGATCCGCAGAGTGTGCTGACGGAGTTCGAAGCCTCCTTGCGCGCGCTGCGCACCGATTATGTCGACCTGCTCCAATTCCACTCGGGCTCCGATGAGGTCTTCGACAACGATGACCTGTGGACGATGCTGGACAAGCAGGTGCAGGCGGGCAAAGTCCGATACCTCGGCATCTCGATCGGCGCGAACGACAACATCTATCAGACGAGCAGGGCGACAGAGGTCGGGGCAAGTGCGATTCAAGTCGTCTACAACCGCTTGGATCAGAAGCCGGAAGAAGAAGTGTTCCCATCCTGCATCGAGCAGGATCTTGGCGTCTTGGCCAGGGTGCCGCTGGCAAGCGGTTATCTAACGGGGAAGTATAAACCCGGCGCTGTCTTCACGGACAATGTCCGCAAACACCACAAGCGGGAAGAGATCGATGAGAAATTGAGATTGGTGCAGCAGATCCAAGAGCAGGAAGTGCCGGAGGGCACGCCGATGGCGGAATGGGCCCTTGCTTGGTGCTTGCAGCATCCAGCGGTCACCTGTGTGATCCCCGGCTGCAAGAGCGTCGAGCAAGTCGAGATGAATGCCCGCGCCGCTGCCTTGGATCTCGTGCGGGATGATCATCCAAGCGCTTGGCGTGACTAA
- a CDS encoding YeeE/YedE family protein, whose protein sequence is MLYMVISGLIVGALLGFVMQRGRFCLTGGFRDMYIAKNNRMFYALLIAIAVQSIGVFALIQFGVFEYTAGSLPLWATIAGSYIFGIGIVLAGGCATGTWYRAGEGLVGSWIALFTYMLSAAMMRTGPLGSFTSSVRSHTVGTDSIADTFGVNVWFFVALLTLIVGIILYRESKKPRRKVVQPKPKKTGLAHQLFERRWHPYFTAVLIGIIAMIAWPVSAATGRVFGLGITTPSANVLQYLVTNDSSFINWGVFLVLGIFAGSFIAAKASNEFRVRVPDAQTCVRSAAGGLLMGFGASIGGGCSIGNGLVMTAMMTWSGWIALLFMILGTWTASYFIFIRPAKLRTAVQGKAATA, encoded by the coding sequence ATGTTGTATATGGTCATATCCGGGCTGATCGTCGGCGCACTGCTCGGTTTCGTCATGCAGCGCGGCCGATTCTGCCTGACCGGCGGGTTCCGCGATATGTACATCGCCAAGAACAACCGGATGTTCTATGCTTTGCTCATCGCCATCGCTGTACAAAGCATCGGCGTTTTTGCTTTAATCCAATTCGGTGTATTCGAATATACAGCAGGCAGCTTGCCTCTATGGGCGACCATAGCCGGCAGTTATATCTTCGGGATCGGCATCGTCCTGGCCGGCGGGTGTGCAACAGGCACTTGGTACCGGGCTGGCGAGGGCTTGGTCGGAAGCTGGATCGCTCTCTTCACCTATATGCTCTCGGCAGCGATGATGAGAACCGGTCCGCTGGGCAGCTTCACGAGCAGCGTACGAAGCCATACCGTCGGTACGGATTCAATCGCTGACACCTTCGGCGTCAATGTCTGGTTTTTCGTCGCATTACTGACCCTGATCGTCGGCATCATCCTGTACCGTGAATCGAAGAAACCGCGCCGCAAAGTCGTTCAGCCGAAACCGAAGAAAACCGGTCTTGCCCATCAGCTGTTCGAAAGAAGATGGCATCCTTATTTCACCGCTGTTCTGATCGGAATTATCGCCATGATCGCTTGGCCGGTCAGCGCAGCAACGGGCCGTGTATTTGGTCTCGGCATCACAACGCCATCGGCGAACGTCTTGCAATATCTGGTCACCAATGACAGCAGCTTCATCAATTGGGGCGTATTCTTGGTACTCGGGATCTTCGCTGGTTCTTTCATTGCCGCCAAAGCCAGCAATGAGTTCCGCGTTCGCGTGCCGGATGCGCAAACCTGCGTTCGCAGTGCAGCAGGCGGTCTGCTGATGGGATTCGGCGCCAGCATCGGCGGCGGCTGCTCCATCGGCAACGGCTTGGTGATGACGGCTATGATGACTTGGTCCGGCTGGATTGCATTGCTGTTCATGATCCTTGGCACTTGGACGGCTTCCTACTTCATCTTCATCCGTCCTGCCAAACTGCGCACTGCCGTTCAGGGCAAAGCAGCGACAGCCTGA
- a CDS encoding transporter substrate-binding domain-containing protein, whose product MKKLAWGVLAVIMAVVLAGCGAGNNTNGTAATGVKVIEIPMTQEEYAFGVDKNQPELLEAVNEFIAQIQADGTLDEILNNYFGDGEPQAVESAELDNSKDQLVVATNAAFEPFEYTKGDKYYGVDMEIAAKLAEYLGKELVISNMDFDAVVLAVGQGKADIGMAGLTVKEDRKQYVNFTNKYYDAAQTLIVKASDTRFDDAKTAEDVEAILAGLGSDTKIGFQTGTTAQFYVEGDEEWGFSGFDVQGVGYRSGSLAVQDMLNGNIDLVIIDEAPAKFIVEAINELN is encoded by the coding sequence ATGAAAAAATTAGCATGGGGTGTCTTGGCTGTCATCATGGCCGTTGTATTGGCGGGATGCGGCGCAGGGAACAATACAAACGGTACGGCAGCAACTGGAGTAAAAGTCATCGAAATTCCGATGACGCAGGAAGAATATGCGTTCGGAGTAGATAAGAATCAGCCGGAACTGCTTGAAGCGGTGAATGAATTCATCGCGCAGATTCAGGCTGACGGCACATTGGATGAGATCCTGAATAACTACTTCGGCGACGGCGAACCGCAGGCCGTGGAATCCGCCGAACTGGACAACAGCAAGGATCAGCTGGTCGTAGCGACGAATGCGGCCTTTGAACCGTTCGAATATACGAAGGGCGACAAGTATTACGGCGTGGATATGGAGATCGCGGCGAAGCTCGCCGAATATCTCGGCAAAGAGCTGGTCATCAGCAACATGGACTTCGATGCCGTCGTGCTGGCTGTCGGTCAAGGCAAGGCCGATATCGGCATGGCTGGGCTGACGGTGAAGGAAGATCGCAAGCAGTATGTGAACTTCACGAACAAATATTATGATGCGGCGCAGACCCTCATCGTCAAAGCTTCCGATACCCGTTTCGATGACGCGAAGACAGCAGAAGATGTTGAAGCGATCTTAGCGGGGCTGGGCAGTGATACGAAGATCGGCTTCCAGACGGGAACCACGGCGCAATTCTATGTGGAAGGCGATGAGGAATGGGGCTTCAGCGGTTTTGACGTGCAGGGCGTCGGTTATCGTTCGGGATCACTGGCGGTTCAGGATATGCTGAACGGCAACATCGATCTCGTCATCATCGATGAAGCACCGGCCAAATTCATCGTAGAAGCGATCAATGAATTGAACTAA